The nucleotide window tatttattgtttcttccccctcttctctcgctagacatcgagaccgacgccgctgctacccagtacgactacggtgttgacgacccccctctcttgccagagcaaccaggcaagccccccttttgatcaccagatatcgcctactctcctctatacttcttgcattagagtagtgtagcatgttactgttttcgttattcctatcctgatgcatagcctgtccttgctactactgttgatacctttacctgcaatcctacttgcttagtataggatgctagtatttccatctgtggccctacatccttgtccgtctgctgtgctatactatcgggttGTGATCACTCGgaaggtgatcacgggtatatactatttactttatacatgatacatgtggtgattaaagacgggtcggctcgtaggagcacccgcgagtggatctttgaggcggagcgacagggcaggttccgaccacctaggagagaggtgggcctggccctggtcggcgttcgcagatacttaacacgtttaacgagatcttggtatttgatctgagtctggctactggcctatacgcactaaccatctacgcggggacagttatgggcactcgacgtcgtggtatcagccgaagccttcgtgacgtcagcaacggagcggcgcgtgctggattggactggaacgccactaggctaggtctgcttccggccgcccacgcaacgtgcaggtgtgctaagggcgatgggcccagacccctgggcgcttaggtttagaccggcgtgctgacctctctgttggtctaggtggggctgcgacgtgttgatcttccgaggccgggcatgacccaggaaagtgtgtccagccaaatgggatcgagcgtgttgggttatgtggtgcacccctgcagggaagttaatctattcgaatagccgtgatcttcggtaacaggacgacttggagttgtaccttgaccttatgacaactagaaccggatacttaataaaacacacccttccaagtgccagatacaatcggtgatcgctctctcacagggcgacgaggggaggatcatcggttaggattatgctatgcgatgctacttggaggacttcagtctactctcttctacatgctgcaagacggaggctgccagaagcgtggtcttcgaaaggactagctattcccccttatcccggctttctgcagttcagtccacatatgatacccttattccatttgataccaatgcatacatatgtagtatagctccttgcttgcgagtactttggatgagtactcacggttgctttctccctctttcccccctatcccttctacctggttgttgcaaccagatgttggagcccaggagccagacgccaccttcgatgacgactcctactacaccggaggtgcctactactacgtgctgcccgctgacgacgaccaggagtagttaggaggatcccaggcaggaggcctgcgcctctttcgatctgtatccccgtttgtgttagccttcttaaggcaaacttgtttaacttatgtctgtactcagatattgttgctttcgctgactcgtctatgatcgagctcttgtattcgagccctcgaggcccctggcttgtaatatgatgcttgtatgacttattttatttgtagagttgtgttgtgatatctacccgtgagtccttgatcttgatcgtacacatttgcgtgcatgattagtgtacgattaaatcgggggcgtcacacggCCGGCAAGGTCGGGGTCGCCGGATCTGGTCCTCCcgcggccggatctggccggaggcGAGGCGCGCGGCACCGtggggaggcggcggccggcgagggctagcgacggcgcggcggccggggtcttcgacggcgaggtggcggcgcagGCGTCGGGCTTccggggcggcggggcgatgacccaggcggcggggcggaggTAGACGAagccccgggcggcggcggatcccGCGGGGGGCGGCcacgggcctcccgggccggagcggcggcggcggggacgatgCCACGTGTCACGCTGCTAGTggtcgcgggcggcggcggacgaaacgtccggcgcggcgcgatgcagatttttagggtttcggaagGAAGGGGAAGGAGAAAATTCCGGGGGGGGggttctttaaataggcatagagggagctaggagagtccaaatggggtgcggttttcggccacgcgatcgtgatcgaacgctctagatgatggagagggtttttgtgggttttgggccaaattggaggggtgttgggctgcaacacacacgaggccttttcggtccgtcggttaaccgttggagcatcaaacgaagtccaaatggtacgaaacttgacaggcggtctaccggtagagaaccaaggccgcttggcaagtctcggtccaatccggaaatgtttaatccccacacacgaaaaaaaagtagaaatgaccaccggaggagaacggagcgccggaatgcaaaacaaacaacggggaaaatgctcgaatgcatgagatgaatatgtatacaaatgcaatgcacatgatgacatgatatgagatgcatgacaacgataacaacacacgaagacaaaaagccgaacccgagaaaataaaataacttaacgccggaaacggcaagagttggaatacatattgggaaagtcatacccggggtgttacaaggttgtagaaccgcgtgtagtcaccgccgtcgtcgtcgtcgtcgtcgccgcccctgCCTACACCTCCGCCGTCCTTGCTGcatccctcccccggttggcgcggcgggttggacggtccgggggcgtcgtcgtcgtcgtcgctgtctaggaccacgacgccgtgctcgtcctcgcgcccacgcttgcgggcggcgatctccttCCAGGGCCCGGCGCTACCGGACCATCTCATcgcggaggtagtcgtcccgcacccaccgcagggcgtcctcgtcggagaagctgcgccgggctatctcctcgtactccgcgcggaggccgggctccggcttgggctcgACGAGGACGAAGCGGCCGGTGGGTGGGGAGGCGTTGGCGCCGATGCGGacgccggagctgcgggtgcgCGCGCTGACTGGCGTGCCCtagggctccggcttgacggggcgaAGGCAGGGCGAGCCGCCGAACGAGGAGGAAGACCCCCCGGTCTCCATGCGCCTCGGGGTCCAGGAGCTTCCCCGGCGGCGttagaaggaagggggggggcggggtactcgaggcgcggcgtgttgccgccctcgatgtactcgaggacgtcctccaacgtgcgcccgggcacgccccaccaccgacgccggccgacggcgttgagcctgccggagggctcgacgccgttggtggcctcgagctgctcggcgtgTCGGCGGTGGAAGTAGggctcccagagcgggctgtcggggacgtaccgtggcccctccctcgccgcacgcggcagggaccagcggatgcgtgcgatctccgcacgccgcgccgcgccggtgggtatcgggggcaccggcacgccgccggcgctgatcctccacgccccgggtacccgcatgtccggcgggaccgggtactcggtctcaaaaaggaggcgagcctcgctctcgtgaagatggcggcggccgaatctgttcgccgccgcgccgtcgcctgggaagcgctcggccatgggtgctgcagacggcgagagagaggagaaggaggaaCGACGACGGTGAGAGAGAGGCGAGGGAGGAACGACGACGGCGAGAGAGTACGAGTCGCCGAGTGCTCTGGGGCGCGTCTTATATAGGCCGAGGCGGCGCCCGTGCGCGAGCCGCCGTGAGTACGCGTGGCGGGCGAGGGAGGGCGAGGGACGCGCGTCATCTGgtcttcactgcgccgcccgtgaggcatcaatggcgcaggctgaccggcgcggcagctttggcattgattcgccgtgggaaacgaggcgatgaggacgacgaagggcCAAGAAGAGGGTAgagtcgctgacgcggcgggcccgcggctgtttcgcgccaaaacagttcgccccggcgcccccgggcgcccccctgcgcgccgggttcggcctgggtccgccggtgCTGTTTTCGGCCCAAGCCGACGAAAATCGGGCTCATGGGGCGTGACTAGGCCAATTTTTCGGCGCCGGTGCAAAAAAACGCCTGGGAAGGTCTTCCTGAGGGCGCAGCTGGAGATACCCTTAATTAAATATATACCGTATTTATTATAAGACTAACTATTTATATATAACCCTTCTAATAATAATAACGAACACTAACATTGCACAGTTTCTTTCGTACGACGGTTTTCCGCTTAGGATCACCCTAGGAAAGAAAGCAGAGGAATCTTTGTGTTTTGTCTGACTGACAAGAATAAACCTGATAAATACCCGAGTGGAAATGCAAAAATGATGAAACAAGTGAAAACCGTTACAACCGGAAAGGCCTTATGATCATATGAGTGTAATGTGTGTAAAAAAGGACGCGAAAATAGATCGTTTATGTCTTTCTTTTCCCACTTGCAAGGCAACTAGGGTAAAGATTTCCTCCTCAATCTTTGTCGACGAGCCCATGGACTAGCCTCCCCTCTGCGTGCCGCTCCTGTGGCCGGTGGCGGGTGGCGGGAGGGGAATCCTGGTGCCGCGGCTTTGACTAGTAGATAAATTAAGGTTCTGGTCCTCGTAGCGGCGCCGTACGGACGGATGACGATGTTTCTCCTTCGAGTCATTCTTTCAGACTCTGATCCTTCTCAGTTTCGTTGCCGGGGTGGAATAGACAGAGCGCTGGCCTAGATTCCTCTCAACTTCTCGGAGCGGCGAGGTTCGTGGTCTCTCATCGTGTCATGTTCTACGGATCGGTTTAAGGGTTTGACAGTGATAACTGCGGCTCCAGAGAATTGGTTCTTAGGGACACGTTACACACGTACACGAAGACTTTTTGGTTGTCATCAATATGGCCGGGCTGGCTCTGGTATGGAAAGACGACGATGACGCGTCGACGACTCATTCTAGTAGCGACATTTGTCGTTCGGTGGTGTAGACCTCGAcgtaatttttattatgtttgagatGTTTTGGACTTCTGATAAACCTTTATAATAGATACAAGTCCCTTtttgaaaaatgaaaaaaaaagacaCTCACATCTTCAGAAGTAAATAAGTTGAATACATAAATCTTTAGAACAAGAGAAAGTAATGAATAATGAGGTTTTAACATGCTTCCTCTTACTTTTCCTTTTCACATAGAGGTAAGAGTATAAAATAGATTTTAATCATTGATTGCATTAAGTAGTCGGTTTGATTAACTCTTACCTTCTTATCCTTTATGCGAAAAGAGAGGGTAAGTTTCATTAGGGCATCCTTAACACGAACTTTCAAACCGCTCACAACCGTCTGGACCAAGCGTCTTTTTCCATCCAAAGTGATACCCATTAGTCCACGTAATGGTCTAGAAGTCCGTTTTTTCTTAAATCGAACGCAAACTAGGAGGCTTTAAGGGCATCCGAACCATTGCCATAAACACGTTTATTTTAGACTGATCGTAATGAaaagtatcatatactactatcATGCatagtgtatgatactacatcTGTAGTgtatagtatcatagagtagtatAATAGACAGTCTCATTTATTACCATACATGACACATGGTAATATAGATTTATTACGATACGGTATCATAATGTGATACTCAACCATCTCTTTCATCATTTAATTTTACGCAACCTCGTTAAAATTGTCTAGTTGGTTTACATGATACTACTAGATATAATACTCTTCATAGGGGTCAGCATTGGAAATACACTTGGCCGGAACTTTACGTGGATCGTACCCAAAGCATGTAGCAGGACCACACATACGGACACATACGGCAATGACCCTTCACAGTAGCAAACGCATCAACAGGCATTTCGCTGGGCGATATGCATCCCTGGAATACAAACCGTCTGTTTCGTATTTAGCGCTCAGGCCAACGAAACATGACCTGCAGGGTACGGAGTTTTGACGCTCCCCCAACAACCCCCGCCGCTTCCCGCGCCAGCCAGCCATATGCCTCTTCCCAGTCTAATTCCAACCATTGCCGAGCAATCATGTGGCATCACCGTCGCGTCGAATACCACCGGCGCGGTGAGAATGCGCCGAAAATCATCGGCCTGGCTAGTTGGCTTTGGCGGCGAGACCTCGAGGCGTGGTTCACCCGATCACACCGCCGCCCTGCCCTGCCGCGCGACACCTACTTGCCCTGTGACTTCGATGCCTTCGCGCGCTCGCGCGGGACCAACAACAACCGCGACCGCCGGCCGATTGATTGTCCAGGCAGGCCGTCGCCGGCGCGGCGGCGCCACAGCCACCCACTCAGCTGACCTGCGAGGCAAAGTCGTGTCGCATCTCACACCCGCACGCATGTGCCGGATGCACGTTCAGTCCTTCACATCGCTGCGCCAAAGTCGTTAACCAGTGCATATCAGCATATATGAGTCCAAAATTAACACTCAGCCGCTGAAACTGGAGGAGCATACCACGTACGCACCTACTGTCCATGAACTTGACCGTGGACAACAGCAACGCGATAGACAGCAAACATAGCTGCAGGTGCATACACACCACGGCTTTGCCGGCTGGTCGATCGATCGCGCGAATGGGCCCTGACAATCAGACTAGAAAGGACAAGAAGTGGACAATGTACGGCGCTCTCCTCTCCGGCTCCGGGGAGACGTCTCTGCAAGTGCAACCGGCGACAACGACGAGATCGATACAAAACGGAGCCAAAACCAATGCTTGGCGTTTAGCCTTTTACGTTGGATGGATGCCGTTGCAGATTCCCTGCTGATCGAGCACGAACCATATGCAGATAAGCCCAACGACCGCAGCAGAGAGAACATCAtgcatgcacgcatgcatgcGTTAGTATGAGATATCGGCCATGTTCTGGTTCTGCTTTGCTAGCTCCGGCCGGAAAGGAGGACGGAAGGTGCGTCGTGACGATCGAGCACATGTCACGTAGGACGCTGAGTCAGGATCCTGGGAAGGTACACAGAGAGGAAAAGGAACACACGTGGTCTACGTTTGCACCTGGTGTATGTGGATTGGTAGGTCATGAGTCTCGTGGCACACTTGGTGGCAAGAGAGAGACTCGTTCTTCGTCGCTGCCTAGATCGGTCCAGGGTTAGCGTACAGTGTCAACATGGTTTGCTAGTCTAACGAGCTACAGTACGACTGGTTAGCAGCACACAGTACCGTGAGCTCATTTCGCAGTGCCATGCATGATTTTTTTTCTTGGTCGCCGTAGCATCTTTTACAAGAAAAATATTCATACAGCTGCAAAATTTTCCAGGTAATTAATCTGTAACTGTTCATTTTGCAGATCCTCAACACTGTAGAAAATTGACCCACTGGGCGCGTAGAACATCTAACAGTGTGGGAAAACGACCACGTCACGTATTTCACGACGGAAGCTCGGCCGATTCAAACGTGCACACAAGGAGGACAGGACATGAGCATGTGCTTTGGCCTCGTTCGCCTTGAGCGGAAGGGCAAACCCGAGCTACAGTCCCACAGACGACAACGGCCGTCTGCATGCAGATGCGCAACGCGACACGACGTACGGTTGCCGTGGATCGCCGGACTCCTCCCGGCACCCGATCCCGCGAAACGGATTTGCAGAGCATTAATACGATGCATGGGCGCGCttgacctcgccgccgccgccgccggcggacATTCCTCGGTCCGTGACGGGCGCAAAAAGGAGGACCGCTCTGTGCCGTGAAGGATGCACCATCTGGATCCGGGCCGTCCGCCGTGGCGAATCCGGCGGTACGGCACCCGCGCTGTTGTCGCTGCAGTGCCATGGCTTCGAGAACGGAGAGACCAGGCCACGTACGAACCCACTTACTACAAATACAAATGGAGGTTAATGGCTGCAGGTGCAAGATCAACGTCAAGGGGTTTAAAAATGGAGGAACGGCACATGCAAAGTTGGCCACGAGATGACACGGCGGGCGGCCGGTTTCGGCGAGCTCTTCGACTGGCCGAGCTCGTTGCGTTTGCTAGCACGGTAAATATAACGTGATCTGATGCTGAGAGAGAAGAAGCTGTGCCACAAACGCTGCTCGCGGTAATTGAAGGCTCTGGCTTATTTCCTCCCACCAAATTAGGTACCAAGTCAGTTTTGCACAAGTACGGAGTATATCTAGTTTAAATTTTACGCCTGCAGCATGCTTCCTCGGTTCTGCACAGCCGAAGCGAACCTACCCTTTGCCACCCTAAAATAACCTAAGTGTTCAGACAAGTACGCTTAAAAAGTTACTAGTAGTAAGATCACGATTAGTTCTGCGTTTTGCTTCTGAATCTGGAAATGCGAGCTTAATTAATTGGACGGTCAAAAACGTGTTTTCATCCTTACTCATACTCTAGTTAGTTAGACATGCATGCAGTAGAACCGACTTTAACCTCCTGCCTTCCACTTTCAGTGTAGTGGGGGGCTAGCTAAGCTTTGTAGAAAATAATACTGTATTCCcgcaaaaaataaaataatacaGTATAATTCCAGTCTACGTCAAGCTCAATACTCGCGTGAACCTTTGACTCCCAAACCTGTCTGCCCCTTTTTCGCTCGCCCGTTTTAAACTCGCACACCCCACACGCACAATCACCGCAAAGAACCACGCGAACCGAACCCACGCACCATCAGCGAAGAGGAGAGGGGGCGGCCAAAGACAAGAGAAAACGCAGCCGCCGCCGGGAGGAGAGCGCAGCGTGGGAGCAAGGAGCGGCAGCCGGCAGGCAATGGGCAACAGCATCGGCGGCCGGCGCAAGGGCGCCAAGGTGATGCAGCTGGACGGCACCGCCTTCAGGGTGAAGCCGCCGGCGTACGCGGGCGCCGTGCTGCGCGACCACCCGGGCTTCCAGCTGCTCGAGTCGGAGCAGGTCAAGCTGCTCGGCGTCCGCGCGCGCCCGCTCGAGCAGGACGCGCTGCTCCGCCCGGGCCGGCTCTACTTCCTCGTCGCGCTGCCCCGCCCCACCGTGCCCCCGCGCCGCGCCTGGTCCGGCGCGCTCCACGTCGGCGCGCGCGAGAGGCTCGAGTCGCTCATGCTCACGCGCCGCTCCACCTCCGACCTCACCTTCCCGACCTCGGGCACCGCGCCGGCCTCCCCGATGTCCACCGCCTCCGAGGGCGGGCCGGTCCAGCTCAGGATGCGCCTGCCCAAGGCGCAGGTCGCCAAGCTTATGGGCGAGAGCCGGGACGCCGCCGAGGCGGCCGCTAAGATCATGCAGCTCTGCGCCGCCAACGGCGCTGTGACGCCGGAGCGGAGCCCGCGGTTCCTGCCGACGGCGGACTGGGGCACTGGTGGGTTCGCGCAGACGCCAGAGCGGAGCCCGCGGTTCGTGCCGACGCCGGACTGGGGCGCCGGCAGGTTCGCGCAAACCCCAGAGCGGAGTCCCAGGTTCGCCGTCACGCCCGAGTGGGGTGCCAGGTTCATGATGCCGACGACGCCGGAGAGGGGCGTAGAGACGGCGAAGACGCCGGATAGGTGGCCCGCTTTACCCCGCACGCCGGAGTATGCATCAGCGGACGTCAAGGCCAGCCGGAAGGAGGTAATGCACTGCTTCTTTCAAAGTTTTTTATTCAAAGTTATTATGGTCTGAATCAAATCACTGTATAGATTAGTCCTTTTGTATTGCTTTTCGCTCATCTGCACTTCAAAAAAAGTTTCGTGTGAAAGGAAAACAAAAtgtttttttaacacagtacagacgcaagcgtTCATAGAAACGCGCTAACACTCATCCTCTATGAACACACaccctatccctatgagcacctccgagagactaaGCCGatatatcatcttgagattttacaaAGTCATCGTTGACGCCTCGTAGCCAACGAGAACATCTCTTCCCACTAAacgcgcatcgccggaaatcttAAAATAAATTCAGGATAAATGTTAGTATCTCATTGCCCGGTCAAACAAATAATGTGGAAACTTTCACCCCAAAAAATGTATTACAACATTGTTTCTTTGACCAACACAAATTATAAAATAATAAATTAAGAATGTATATAGTTTATGTAAAGCGGATAAATGGTCCTCACCGTTTATTATCCAATAAAGTTTCCTATGAAAATTAGCTTCGACTAATTCACACTGTCTCTGTTtcaaaatataagacgtttttgtaTGCTAAACATAGCATGCAAATATTTCTCTCTTTCACGCGGTTTGTCTAGGAATATGTAAACAAGCCAGAGGAGCATCTCTAGCAGCATGCCTATATCTTTGTTATGGACTGTGAAAAGTCAAAGCATCAAATACTGATACGCCATGGGATCCCTGCGTATGCAATGGGGAACGATTGGGAGCTGTTAATGGTGTGACCAGTATTCTCGGCCGATGCAGATGTGTCTTAAGTATTGAATAGCGTGTTTTGAGGTTTTTCAGGACACGTTACTACGGTAGTTATTTGTTGGCGATCAATTCTAGGATAGGACTGGTTGAGTGATGATGCAAAATACAGTTGCTTGTCATACTCCTACTTGAATATCTGGAGACACGAGACAATTCTTAGTTT belongs to Triticum urartu cultivar G1812 chromosome 7, Tu2.1, whole genome shotgun sequence and includes:
- the LOC125523298 gene encoding uncharacterized protein At1g66480-like, with amino-acid sequence MGNSIGGRRKGAKVMQLDGTAFRVKPPAYAGAVLRDHPGFQLLESEQVKLLGVRARPLEQDALLRPGRLYFLVALPRPTVPPRRAWSGALHVGARERLESLMLTRRSTSDLTFPTSGTAPASPMSTASEGGPVQLRMRLPKAQVAKLMGESRDAAEAAAKIMQLCAANGAVTPERSPRFLPTADWGTGGFAQTPERSPRFVPTPDWGAGRFAQTPERSPRFAVTPEWGARFMMPTTPERGVETAKTPDRWPALPRTPEYASADVKASRKEKRTRFLALPDEIIA